A window of Cellulomonas fimi contains these coding sequences:
- a CDS encoding molybdopterin oxidoreductase, with amino-acid sequence MSDRQSSRVGRQHHVEWWVVCAWVSLAVLLVVGLVGAVGL; translated from the coding sequence ATGAGCGACAGGCAGTCGTCCCGGGTGGGACGCCAGCACCACGTGGAGTGGTGGGTGGTGTGCGCATGGGTGTCGCTCGCGGTCCTGCTCGTCGTCGGGCTGGTCGGCGCGGTCGGTCTCTGA
- the aceA gene encoding isocitrate lyase — translation MSTATDPAPTTTTLPGDRMQSAADLDVVWATDPRWAGVRRTHSAQDVVALRGSVGEEHTLARRGAQRLWQLLHQRTHVPALGALTGNQAVQQVRAGLEAIYLSGWQVAADANLSGQTYPDQSLYPANSVPAVVRRINNALLRADQVEVAEHGRASRDWLVPVVADAEAGFGGPLNAYELMHAMIAAGAAGVHWEDQLAAEKKCGHLGGKVLVPTAQHVRTLSAARLAADVADVPTVIVARTDALGADLLTSDADERDHAFLTGERTAEGYYRVEPGLDAVVARADAYAPFADLLWVETSTPDLALAIEFAERIHERHPGKLLAYNCSPSFHWRRHLDDAQIARFQRELAGYGYAFQFVTLAGFHALNHSMFDLARGYAQRGMSAYVDLQQAEITAEADGYTATRHQREVGTGYFDRVATAISPDASTLALAGSTETAQFTH, via the coding sequence ATGAGCACCGCCACCGACCCCGCCCCCACCACCACGACGCTGCCCGGCGACCGCATGCAGTCCGCGGCCGACCTGGACGTCGTCTGGGCGACCGACCCGCGCTGGGCCGGGGTCCGCCGCACCCACTCCGCGCAGGACGTCGTCGCGCTGCGCGGGTCGGTCGGCGAGGAGCACACGCTCGCACGCCGGGGCGCGCAGCGGCTGTGGCAGCTCCTGCACCAGCGGACGCACGTGCCGGCGCTGGGCGCGCTCACGGGCAACCAGGCGGTGCAGCAGGTCCGCGCGGGCCTCGAGGCCATCTACCTGTCGGGCTGGCAGGTCGCGGCCGACGCCAACCTGTCCGGCCAGACGTACCCTGACCAGAGCCTCTACCCCGCCAACTCGGTGCCCGCCGTCGTGCGGCGCATCAACAACGCGCTCCTGCGGGCCGACCAGGTCGAGGTCGCCGAGCACGGGCGGGCGTCGCGGGACTGGCTCGTGCCGGTCGTGGCGGACGCGGAGGCGGGGTTCGGCGGGCCGCTCAACGCCTACGAGCTCATGCACGCGATGATCGCGGCCGGCGCCGCGGGGGTGCACTGGGAGGACCAGCTCGCCGCGGAGAAGAAGTGCGGCCACCTGGGCGGCAAGGTGCTCGTCCCGACCGCCCAGCACGTCCGGACGCTGTCGGCGGCCCGGCTCGCGGCGGACGTCGCCGACGTCCCGACCGTGATCGTCGCGCGGACCGACGCGCTCGGCGCGGACCTGCTGACGAGCGACGCCGACGAGCGCGACCACGCGTTCCTCACGGGCGAGCGCACCGCCGAGGGCTACTACCGGGTCGAGCCCGGCCTCGACGCGGTCGTCGCACGCGCCGACGCCTACGCGCCGTTCGCGGACCTGCTGTGGGTCGAGACGTCGACGCCCGACCTGGCCCTCGCGATCGAGTTCGCGGAGCGCATCCACGAGCGGCACCCCGGCAAGCTCCTCGCGTACAACTGCTCGCCGTCGTTCCACTGGCGCCGCCACCTCGACGACGCGCAGATCGCGCGCTTCCAGCGCGAGCTCGCCGGGTACGGGTACGCGTTCCAGTTCGTCACGCTGGCCGGCTTCCACGCGCTCAACCACTCGATGTTCGACCTGGCCCGCGGCTACGCCCAGCGGGGCATGTCCGCCTACGTCGACCTGCAGCAGGCGGAGATCACCGCCGAGGCCGACGGCTACACCGCGACCCGCCACCAGCGCGAGGTCGGCACGGGGTACTTCGACCGGGTCGCCACCGCGATCTCGCCCGACGCCTCGACGCTCGCGCTCGCCGGCTCCACCGAGACGGCCCAGTTCACCCACTGA
- the aceB gene encoding malate synthase A, whose protein sequence is MTVLTPARAPLTGPVIQPHLDVVGPPVPGAAEILTPEALDFVADLHTVFGTRRTLLLRERQLRRDRIANGADPGFLPLTAGIRADRSWRVAGPGPGLEDRRVEITGPCDRKTTVNALNSGARVWLADLEDATSPTWANVVGSQHSLFDAIRGNADFTSPEGKEYRVGERTPTIVFRPRGWHLAEKHVEHVDRAGQRYGASASLVDAGLYLFHNAHALIDAGRGPYLYLPKIESHLEARLWDDVFRFAESYLGLRHGTIRATVLIETITAAFEMEEILYELRDHCAGLNAGRWDYIFSIVKTFRSRGRRWVLPDRSRVTMTVPFMRAYADLLVATCHRRGAQAIGGMSAFVPNRRDPEANERAFAQVRADKQREAGQGFDGTWVAHPDLVPVAREVFDDTLGDRPDQRDVQHPDVTPDAAALLDVASAGGTEPGAVTDAGLRTNLSVAVRYLEAWLRGTGAVAIDGLMEDAATAEISRSQVWQWVHHGVVTDSGTTITAEHVRSVLADVLAGLPRTEDDRLDDAAALVEEVALGDDFPTFLTVPAYAQHLVERR, encoded by the coding sequence ATGACCGTCCTGACCCCCGCCCGCGCCCCGCTCACCGGTCCCGTGATCCAGCCGCACCTCGACGTGGTCGGCCCGCCGGTCCCGGGCGCGGCCGAGATCCTCACGCCCGAGGCGCTCGACTTCGTCGCCGACCTGCACACCGTGTTCGGCACGCGCCGCACGCTGCTGCTCCGCGAGCGCCAGCTCCGCCGCGACCGCATCGCGAACGGCGCCGACCCGGGCTTCCTGCCGCTGACCGCGGGCATCCGCGCCGACCGGTCGTGGCGCGTCGCCGGGCCCGGCCCGGGCCTCGAGGACCGGCGCGTCGAGATCACCGGCCCGTGCGACCGCAAGACGACCGTCAACGCGCTCAACTCGGGCGCGCGCGTCTGGCTCGCCGACCTGGAGGACGCGACGAGCCCGACGTGGGCGAACGTCGTCGGGTCGCAGCACAGCCTGTTCGACGCGATCCGCGGGAACGCGGACTTCACGTCGCCCGAGGGCAAGGAGTACCGCGTCGGCGAGCGGACGCCGACGATCGTGTTCCGCCCGCGCGGCTGGCACCTCGCGGAGAAGCACGTCGAGCACGTCGACCGGGCCGGCCAGCGGTACGGGGCGTCCGCGTCGCTCGTCGACGCCGGGCTGTACCTGTTCCACAACGCGCACGCGCTGATCGACGCCGGCCGCGGCCCGTACCTCTACCTGCCGAAGATCGAGAGCCACCTCGAGGCGCGGCTGTGGGACGACGTCTTCCGGTTCGCCGAGTCGTACCTGGGACTGCGGCACGGGACCATCCGCGCGACGGTGCTCATCGAGACGATCACGGCCGCGTTCGAGATGGAGGAGATCCTCTACGAGCTGCGCGACCACTGCGCCGGGCTGAACGCGGGCCGCTGGGACTACATCTTCAGCATCGTGAAGACGTTCCGCTCGCGCGGCCGCCGCTGGGTGCTGCCCGACCGGTCGCGCGTCACGATGACGGTGCCGTTCATGCGGGCGTACGCGGACCTGCTCGTCGCGACGTGCCACCGTCGCGGGGCGCAGGCGATCGGCGGCATGAGCGCGTTCGTCCCGAACCGGCGCGACCCGGAGGCCAACGAGCGTGCGTTCGCGCAGGTCCGCGCCGACAAGCAGCGCGAGGCCGGCCAGGGGTTCGACGGCACCTGGGTCGCCCACCCCGACCTCGTGCCCGTCGCGCGGGAGGTGTTCGACGACACGCTCGGCGACCGCCCCGACCAGCGCGACGTCCAGCACCCCGACGTCACCCCCGACGCCGCCGCGCTGCTCGACGTGGCCTCGGCCGGCGGCACCGAGCCGGGCGCGGTCACCGACGCGGGCCTGCGGACCAACCTGTCCGTCGCGGTCCGCTACCTCGAGGCGTGGCTGCGCGGGACCGGCGCGGTCGCGATCGACGGGCTCATGGAGGACGCGGCCACCGCCGAGATCTCCCGCTCGCAGGTGTGGCAGTGGGTGCACCACGGCGTCGTCACCGACTCGGGGACGACGATCACCGCGGAGCACGTGCGGTCCGTCCTCGCCGACGTCCTGGCCGGGCTCCCCCGCACCGAGGACGACCGGCTCGACGACGCCGCGGCGCTCGTCGAGGAGGTCGCGCTGGGCGACGACTTCCCGACGTTCCTCACGGTGCCGGCCTACGCACAGCACCTGGTCGAGCGCCGCTGA
- the chrA gene encoding chromate efflux transporter, which produces MDDATAPTPVTPARDVIPFRTAVRAWFAISWQTFGGPAGQIAVMQRTLVDEKGWIGQRRFLHALNYCMLLPGPEAQQLAVYTGWLLNGTRGGVVAGGLFVLPGMLALLALAAIYVAFGDTTVVSAVFAGLAPAVLAIVAQAVVRVGRRALTGPALVALAVASFVALALFGVPFPVVVLSAGLAGWLLHRVAPQQVDPAPGAGDGGDDARTPLIPDDALHVERPSGRRTTRVLGLGLLVWALPVLAVLALTGPDSTLTHLGTFFSGTAVVTFGGAYAVLAYVAQRAVETYGWVTPGEMTRGLALAETTPGPLIMVVQFVAFLAAYRDPGGLDPWAAAVVGALLTTWVTFVPSFLFIFLGAPYVERLRANRALSAALTAVTAAVVGVIANLALYFTTHTLFAGSTPVTWGPLRLDVPDLGTLQPWSLAIAVVGGVLVFGLRWSVLRTLAVCAALGLVLGLAGLL; this is translated from the coding sequence GTGGACGACGCCACCGCCCCGACGCCGGTCACGCCGGCCCGCGACGTGATCCCGTTCCGGACCGCCGTCCGCGCCTGGTTCGCGATCTCCTGGCAGACCTTCGGCGGCCCCGCGGGCCAGATCGCGGTCATGCAGCGGACCCTCGTCGACGAGAAGGGCTGGATCGGGCAGCGCCGGTTCCTGCACGCGCTCAACTACTGCATGCTCCTGCCCGGCCCGGAGGCGCAGCAGCTCGCCGTCTACACGGGGTGGCTGCTCAACGGGACGCGCGGCGGGGTCGTCGCGGGAGGGCTCTTCGTGCTCCCCGGGATGCTCGCGCTCCTCGCCCTCGCCGCGATCTACGTCGCGTTCGGCGACACGACCGTCGTGAGCGCCGTGTTCGCCGGGCTGGCGCCCGCGGTGCTCGCGATCGTCGCGCAGGCCGTGGTGCGCGTCGGCCGTCGCGCCCTCACCGGTCCGGCGCTGGTCGCGCTCGCCGTCGCGTCGTTCGTCGCGCTCGCGCTGTTCGGCGTGCCGTTCCCGGTCGTCGTGCTCAGCGCGGGCCTGGCGGGCTGGCTGCTGCACCGCGTCGCGCCGCAGCAGGTGGACCCGGCGCCCGGCGCGGGAGACGGCGGCGACGACGCCCGCACCCCGCTCATCCCCGACGACGCGCTGCACGTGGAGCGCCCGTCGGGACGCCGCACGACCCGCGTGCTCGGGCTCGGCCTCCTCGTGTGGGCCCTGCCGGTGCTGGCCGTGCTCGCCCTCACCGGCCCCGACAGCACGCTCACCCACCTCGGCACGTTCTTCTCGGGCACCGCGGTCGTCACGTTCGGCGGCGCGTACGCGGTGCTCGCGTACGTCGCGCAGCGGGCCGTCGAGACGTACGGCTGGGTGACGCCGGGCGAGATGACGCGCGGGCTCGCGCTCGCCGAGACGACGCCCGGGCCGCTCATCATGGTCGTGCAGTTCGTCGCGTTCCTCGCGGCCTACCGCGACCCGGGCGGCCTGGACCCGTGGGCCGCGGCCGTCGTCGGCGCGCTGCTGACGACGTGGGTGACGTTCGTGCCGTCGTTCCTCTTCATCTTCCTGGGCGCGCCCTACGTCGAGCGTCTGCGCGCCAACCGCGCGCTCAGCGCGGCGCTCACCGCGGTCACCGCGGCCGTCGTGGGCGTCATCGCGAACCTCGCCCTGTACTTCACGACGCACACGCTGTTCGCGGGGTCGACGCCGGTCACGTGGGGACCGCTCCGGCTCGACGTCCCCGACCTCGGCACGCTGCAGCCCTGGTCGCTCGCGATCGCCGTCGTCGGCGGCGTGCTGGTGTTCGGGCTGCGCTGGTCGGTGCTGCGCACGCTCGCGGTGTGCGCCGCCCTCGGGCTCGTGCTGGGCCTCGCCGGCCTGCTCTGA
- a CDS encoding pyridoxal phosphate-dependent aminotransferase yields the protein MGEPKDAQHGVEHGRWRDVARASGLLADDGHVRATIFAEMSALAESTGSVNLGQGFPDVDGPASVARAAAQAVADGHNQYPPGPGIPALRHAVAEHQEARYGLDWHPDREVLVTTGATEALAAAVLALAGPGDEVLTLEPFYDAYAAVVALSGATHTTAPLRATPEGFRVDLDALAAAFTDRTRLVLLNTPHNPTGTVLTPDELAAVARLATAHDALVVTDEVYEHLVLDPGVRHVPVATLPGMAERTLTVSSAGKTFSFTGWKIGWVTGPEHLVTAVRTVKQFLTYVSGAPFQPAVAFALRDPDVGTWVRDLAASLASRRDRLCAGLEAAGFTVVRPQGTYFVLADAAPLGFDDGAALCRALPGLAGVVGVPVTAFTHAGSDVDRALRSWVRFTFVKRDEVLDEAVTRLSRLRG from the coding sequence ATGGGCGAGCCGAAGGACGCACAGCACGGCGTCGAGCACGGTCGGTGGCGTGACGTCGCGCGCGCGTCGGGGCTGCTCGCCGACGACGGTCACGTGCGGGCGACGATCTTCGCCGAGATGTCGGCGCTCGCCGAGTCGACGGGCTCGGTGAACCTCGGCCAGGGCTTCCCCGACGTCGACGGCCCGGCCTCGGTCGCCCGGGCCGCCGCGCAGGCCGTCGCCGACGGGCACAACCAGTACCCGCCCGGTCCCGGGATCCCCGCGCTGCGGCACGCGGTCGCCGAGCACCAGGAGGCGCGCTACGGGCTCGACTGGCACCCCGACCGCGAGGTGCTCGTCACGACCGGCGCGACCGAGGCGCTCGCCGCGGCGGTGCTCGCGCTCGCCGGGCCCGGCGACGAGGTGCTGACCCTCGAGCCGTTCTACGACGCGTACGCCGCGGTCGTCGCGCTGTCCGGTGCCACGCACACCACCGCTCCCCTGCGCGCGACGCCCGAGGGGTTCCGCGTCGACCTCGACGCGCTCGCCGCGGCGTTCACCGACCGGACCCGGCTCGTGCTGCTCAACACCCCGCACAACCCGACGGGCACCGTCCTCACGCCCGACGAGCTCGCCGCCGTCGCCCGGCTCGCGACCGCGCACGACGCGCTCGTCGTCACCGACGAGGTCTACGAGCACCTCGTCCTCGACCCCGGCGTGCGGCACGTGCCGGTCGCGACGCTGCCCGGCATGGCGGAGCGCACGCTCACGGTGTCGTCCGCCGGCAAGACGTTCTCGTTCACCGGCTGGAAGATCGGCTGGGTCACCGGCCCGGAGCACCTGGTGACCGCGGTGCGGACCGTCAAGCAGTTCCTCACGTACGTGTCGGGTGCACCGTTCCAGCCCGCCGTCGCGTTCGCGCTGCGCGACCCCGACGTCGGCACATGGGTGCGCGACCTGGCCGCCTCGCTCGCCTCCCGGCGGGACCGGCTCTGCGCCGGCCTGGAGGCCGCCGGGTTCACCGTCGTGCGCCCGCAGGGCACCTACTTCGTCCTCGCCGACGCCGCGCCGCTCGGGTTCGACGACGGCGCCGCGCTGTGCCGCGCCCTGCCCGGCCTCGCGGGCGTCGTGGGGGTGCCCGTCACCGCGTTCACGCACGCGGGGTCGGACGTCGACCGGGCGCTGCGCTCGTGGGTGCGGTTCACGTTCGTCAAGCGCGACGAGGTGCTCGACGAAGCGGTCACGCGCCTGTCGCGGCTGCGCGGCTGA
- the adhE gene encoding bifunctional acetaldehyde-CoA/alcohol dehydrogenase, with protein sequence MTVTESSTTRTTKAKKAVATAPAAAAPAAPALSEDQVATAIDALVANATKALAEYAHFTQEDVDRFVKKGSVAALDQHGQLAKLAVEETGRGVFEDKAVKNIFACEHVTNSMADLKTVGVIARDELRGITEIAEPVGVICGVTPVTNPTSTAIFKSLISLKTRNPIIFAFHPNAQRSSVEAARIVRDAAVAAGAPEHCIQWVETPSIAATNTLMNHPGVSLILATGGNAMVRAAYSCGKPALGVGAGNVPAYIEKTAKLKRAVNDVVLSKAFDNGMICASEQAVILDDEIYDAAMAEFKVLHAYLATPAEKAQLEQFIFGVDAQGTNCADAKLNPTVVGKTPQWIAEQAGFSVPADTSIILAEVTGVGPHEPLTREKLAPVLAVLRASTTEQGISLAEQMVEFDGLGHSAAIHTRDDALTEVFGSRVKAVRVIANAPSSLGGIGDIYNAFIPSLTLGCGSYGHNSVSNNVSAVNLINVKRVGRRNNNLQWFKVPAKTYFEPNAIRYLQDMAGVERVTIVTDATMTTLGFVDKIIDVLNRRPGKVALQIIDQVEPEPSVRTVQNGAAQMRHFRPDTIIALGGGSPMDAAKVMWLLYEHPEINFSDLKQKFFDVRKRAFKFPTLGELAQLVCIPTTSGTGAEVTPFAVISDPDAGKKYPLADYALTPTVAIIDPVLTSKMPPSLAADSGFDALTHATEAFVSVYANDFTDGMALQAIRLIFDNLAVSVNGDPNDPATRDAREKMHNAGTIAGMSFGNAFLGIVHAMAHVVGSTYHLVHGRTNATLLPHVIRYNGTVPTKLTSWPKYEHYVAPERFQQIAQMLGLPAATPAEGVESYALAVEALRSKVGIPSSFQAQGVAEQEFMSRLDEVAMGAYEDQCAPANPRMPMIDDMKDLMTAAYYGTSLEDVRSGRTEQQEA encoded by the coding sequence GTGACTGTCACCGAGTCCAGCACGACCCGCACGACCAAGGCCAAGAAGGCCGTCGCGACCGCGCCCGCCGCGGCCGCCCCCGCAGCACCTGCGCTCTCCGAGGACCAGGTCGCGACCGCGATCGACGCGCTCGTCGCCAACGCGACGAAGGCGCTCGCCGAGTACGCGCACTTCACGCAGGAGGACGTGGACCGCTTCGTCAAGAAGGGGTCCGTCGCGGCGCTCGACCAGCACGGCCAGCTCGCGAAGCTTGCGGTCGAGGAGACCGGACGCGGCGTGTTCGAGGACAAGGCCGTCAAGAACATCTTCGCGTGCGAGCACGTCACCAACTCGATGGCGGACCTCAAGACGGTCGGCGTCATCGCCCGCGACGAGCTGCGCGGCATCACCGAGATCGCGGAGCCGGTCGGCGTCATCTGCGGCGTCACGCCGGTGACCAACCCGACGTCGACGGCGATCTTCAAGTCGCTCATCTCGCTCAAGACGCGCAACCCGATCATCTTCGCGTTCCACCCGAACGCGCAGCGCTCCTCGGTCGAGGCGGCGCGGATCGTGCGCGACGCGGCGGTCGCCGCGGGTGCGCCCGAGCACTGCATCCAGTGGGTCGAGACGCCGTCGATCGCGGCGACGAACACGCTCATGAACCACCCGGGCGTGTCGCTGATCCTGGCGACCGGCGGCAACGCGATGGTCCGTGCCGCGTACTCGTGCGGCAAGCCGGCCCTCGGCGTCGGTGCGGGCAACGTCCCCGCCTACATCGAGAAGACCGCCAAGCTGAAGCGCGCCGTGAACGACGTGGTGCTCTCCAAGGCGTTCGACAACGGCATGATCTGCGCGTCCGAGCAGGCCGTCATCCTCGACGACGAGATCTACGACGCCGCCATGGCGGAGTTCAAGGTCCTGCACGCCTACCTCGCGACGCCCGCGGAGAAGGCCCAGCTCGAGCAGTTCATCTTCGGCGTCGACGCGCAGGGCACGAACTGCGCGGACGCGAAGCTCAACCCGACGGTCGTCGGCAAGACCCCGCAGTGGATCGCCGAGCAGGCCGGCTTCAGCGTCCCCGCCGACACCTCGATCATCCTGGCCGAGGTCACCGGTGTCGGCCCGCACGAGCCGCTGACCCGCGAGAAGCTCGCGCCGGTCCTCGCCGTGCTGCGCGCCTCGACGACCGAGCAGGGCATCTCGCTCGCCGAGCAGATGGTCGAGTTCGACGGCCTCGGCCACTCCGCCGCGATCCACACCCGCGACGACGCGCTCACCGAGGTGTTCGGCAGCCGCGTCAAGGCCGTCCGCGTCATCGCGAACGCGCCCTCGTCGCTCGGCGGCATCGGCGACATCTACAACGCGTTCATCCCCTCGCTCACGCTGGGCTGCGGCTCCTACGGCCACAACTCGGTCTCGAACAACGTCTCGGCGGTGAACCTCATCAACGTCAAGCGCGTCGGCCGGCGCAACAACAACCTGCAGTGGTTCAAGGTCCCCGCGAAGACGTACTTCGAGCCGAACGCGATCCGCTACCTGCAGGACATGGCGGGCGTCGAGCGCGTCACGATCGTCACCGACGCGACCATGACGACGCTGGGCTTCGTCGACAAGATCATCGACGTCCTCAACCGCCGCCCCGGCAAGGTCGCGCTGCAGATCATCGACCAGGTCGAGCCCGAGCCGTCGGTCCGCACCGTGCAGAACGGCGCCGCGCAGATGCGCCACTTCCGCCCGGACACGATCATCGCGCTCGGCGGCGGCTCGCCGATGGACGCCGCGAAGGTCATGTGGCTGCTGTACGAGCACCCGGAGATCAACTTCTCCGACCTCAAGCAGAAGTTCTTCGACGTCCGCAAGCGCGCGTTCAAGTTCCCGACGCTGGGCGAGCTCGCGCAGCTCGTCTGCATCCCGACCACGTCGGGCACGGGCGCCGAGGTCACGCCGTTCGCGGTGATCTCCGACCCCGACGCGGGCAAGAAGTACCCGCTCGCCGACTACGCGCTGACGCCGACGGTCGCGATCATCGACCCGGTGCTCACGTCCAAGATGCCCCCGTCGCTCGCGGCGGACTCCGGCTTCGACGCCCTGACGCACGCGACCGAGGCGTTCGTGTCCGTCTACGCGAACGACTTCACCGACGGCATGGCGCTGCAGGCGATCCGCCTCATCTTCGACAACCTCGCGGTCTCCGTGAACGGCGACCCGAACGACCCGGCCACCCGGGACGCGCGGGAGAAGATGCACAACGCGGGCACCATCGCCGGCATGAGCTTCGGCAACGCGTTCCTGGGGATCGTGCACGCCATGGCGCACGTGGTCGGCTCGACGTACCACCTGGTGCACGGCCGCACGAACGCGACGCTCCTGCCGCACGTCATCCGCTACAACGGCACCGTCCCGACCAAGCTCACGAGCTGGCCGAAGTACGAGCACTACGTCGCCCCGGAGCGGTTCCAGCAGATCGCGCAGATGCTCGGCCTGCCGGCCGCCACGCCGGCCGAGGGCGTCGAGTCGTACGCGCTGGCCGTCGAGGCGCTGCGCTCCAAGGTCGGCATCCCGTCGTCCTTCCAGGCGCAGGGCGTCGCCGAGCAGGAGTTCATGTCGCGCCTCGACGAGGTCGCCATGGGCGCCTACGAGGACCAGTGCGCCCCGGCGAACCCGCGGATGCCGATGATCGACGACATGAAGGACCTCATGACCGCGGCCTACTACGGCACGTCGCTGGAGGACGTGCGGTCCGGTCGCACCGAGCAGCAGGAGGCCTGA
- a CDS encoding helix-turn-helix transcriptional regulator gives MTTTSPRPAAPPPPSSGALDTLVLGRRIRHLRTARGMTLDDLGRAIGRAPSQVSMLENGHREPRVGVLSAVADALGVPVAELLRPEPPTRRAALEVELERTQRGPLFASLQIPEVKVGKSLPTDALDALVRLAGEVQRLLTENAATPEEARRANAELRARMRAQDNYFAELETHARDLLTAVGHAGGPLSQRATADIAAHLGFSLHHVPDLPHSTRTVTDLAHGRIYLPQGGAGISDSRSPLLQALASHVLGHAEPTSYGDFLRQRVEANYMAAALMLPEDGAVAYLQAAKAERRLSVEDLRDQFAVPYETAAHRFTNLATRHLGIPVHFMKVHEGGTLHKAYENDGVVFPSDPLGAIEGQPVCRHWTARVVFTLADRFTPYYQYTDTSSGTYWCTSRVQTSSQGAFSVSVGVPFAHVRWFQGRETTERATSRCPDPTCCRRPPSTLAERWGDQARPSARPHASLLAALPVGAYPGVDTTEVYEFLDRHAPE, from the coding sequence ATGACGACGACGTCGCCCCGCCCTGCGGCACCCCCGCCCCCGTCGTCCGGCGCGCTCGACACCCTCGTCCTGGGCCGCCGGATCCGGCACCTGCGCACCGCGCGCGGCATGACCCTCGACGACCTGGGCCGCGCGATCGGCCGCGCGCCGTCCCAGGTCTCGATGCTCGAGAACGGCCATCGCGAGCCGCGCGTCGGGGTCCTGTCCGCGGTCGCCGACGCGCTCGGTGTCCCGGTCGCGGAGCTGCTGCGGCCCGAGCCGCCCACCCGCCGCGCCGCGCTCGAGGTCGAGCTCGAGCGCACGCAGCGCGGCCCGCTCTTCGCGTCGCTGCAGATCCCCGAGGTCAAGGTCGGCAAGTCGCTGCCGACCGACGCGCTCGACGCGCTCGTCCGGCTGGCCGGCGAGGTGCAGCGCCTGCTCACCGAGAACGCCGCGACGCCGGAGGAGGCCCGCCGCGCGAACGCCGAGCTGCGCGCCCGGATGCGCGCGCAGGACAACTACTTCGCCGAGCTCGAGACGCACGCACGCGACCTGCTCACGGCCGTCGGGCACGCGGGAGGGCCGCTGTCGCAGCGCGCGACCGCCGACATCGCGGCGCACCTCGGCTTCTCGCTGCACCACGTGCCCGACCTGCCGCACTCGACGCGCACCGTGACGGACCTCGCGCACGGCCGCATCTACCTGCCGCAGGGCGGCGCGGGCATCAGCGACAGCCGGTCACCGCTGCTCCAGGCGCTCGCGTCGCACGTGCTCGGCCACGCCGAGCCCACGAGCTACGGCGACTTCCTGCGCCAGCGCGTCGAGGCGAACTACATGGCCGCCGCGCTCATGCTCCCCGAGGACGGCGCGGTCGCGTACCTGCAGGCCGCGAAGGCCGAGCGGCGGCTGTCGGTCGAGGACCTGCGCGACCAGTTCGCCGTGCCGTACGAGACCGCCGCGCACCGGTTCACCAACCTCGCGACGCGGCACCTCGGCATCCCCGTGCACTTCATGAAGGTTCACGAGGGCGGCACGCTGCACAAGGCGTACGAGAACGACGGCGTCGTCTTCCCGTCCGACCCGCTCGGTGCGATCGAGGGGCAGCCCGTCTGCCGGCACTGGACCGCGCGCGTCGTGTTCACGCTCGCCGACCGCTTCACGCCGTACTACCAGTACACCGACACGTCGTCGGGCACGTACTGGTGCACCTCTCGCGTGCAGACGTCGTCGCAGGGCGCGTTCTCCGTGAGCGTCGGCGTCCCGTTCGCGCACGTCAGGTGGTTCCAGGGACGCGAGACGACCGAGCGGGCGACGAGCCGCTGCCCCGACCCGACGTGCTGCCGGCGCCCCCCGTCGACCCTCGCCGAGCGGTGGGGCGACCAGGCGCGACCGTCGGCGCGGCCGCACGCGTCGCTGCTCGCCGCGCTGCCCGTCGGCGCGTACCCGGGTGTCGACACGACCGAGGTGTACGAGTTCCTCGACCGGCACGCGCCCGAGTGA